The Drosophila biarmipes strain raj3 chromosome 2L, RU_DBia_V1.1, whole genome shotgun sequence genome has a window encoding:
- the LOC108033689 gene encoding uncharacterized protein LOC108033689: MRPILIIFIFGIALVSSQDSNCSDEFKRLTEFLESRLQLFGEALNDRLEGFENRLTQSECSRKSTICDGRSQTIDYGSRARSIIDDIIEIYDARIRERKSISSYTNQEKNGRQELKLTTEMPESIQNRVKDALADLHILREISETETIPEYIKSILNQLNAKRAKESTTENAEDSTDSIPLEEYRSNEESTTLDSFSTESTSSDSSEISTETAWKPTKINIDVLIQQYLAWNRTKEQSDEKSTTGSTSTEDLFTGSSSTESTSFERIPDNDELESTEDVFTYILNKYGRMKKDGQIRSDTTKTESVQGSMNSVMENFNKWKELEKERIKRV; the protein is encoded by the exons ATGCGACCAATCCtgatcatttttatatttgggaTTGCCTTAGTTAGCTCACAA GACTCCAACTGCTCTGATGAATTCAAGCGACTAACCGAGTTTCTGGAGAGCCGTCTTCAATTATTTGGCGAAGCTTTGAATGATAGATTGGAGGGTTTTGAGAACCGACTAACACAATCGGAATGCTCAAGGAAATCAACGATTTGCGATGGACGATCCCAGACTATCGATTATGGCTCCCGTGCAAGGAGTATAATCGATGACATTATCGAGATTTACGATGCAAGGATTAGGGAAAGGAAGAGTATTTCGTCATATACCAATCAAGAAAAAAATGGCCGCCAGGAATTGAAATTAACCACGGAAATGCCTGAGAGTATACAAAATCGAGTAAAAGATGCCTTGGCGGACCTGCACATACTCAGGGAAATTTCTGAGACTGAAACGATTCCGGAATATATTAAATCAATACTTAATCAGCTTAATGCGAAGAGAGCTAAAGAAAGTACTACAGAAAACGCAGAAGACAGTACCGACTCGATTCCTTTAGAGGAATATCGAAGTAACGAAGAAAGCACTACATTAGACAGTTTTTCAACCGAAAGTACATCTAGTGACAGCAGTGAAATTTCTACGGAAACCGCCTGGAAACctacaaaaataaacattgatGTCTTGATTCAGCAGTACTTAGCGTGGAACAGAACTAAAGAGCAAAGTGATGAGAAAAGTACTACAGGAAGTACTTCTACTGAAGATCTATTTACTGGCAGCTCATCAACCGAGAGTACTTCCTTTGAAAGAATTCCTGATAACGACGAATTGGAATCAACAGAAGATGTGTTTACCTACATTCTAAACAAATATGGTAGGATGAAAAAGGATGGCCAAATCAGAAGCGACACAACCAAAACTGAATCTGTCCAAGGTTCAATGAATAGCGTTATGGAAAACTTTAACAAGTGGAAGGAATTGGAAAAAGAACGAATAAAAAGAGTTTAA